A window of Cryptomeria japonica chromosome 3, Sugi_1.0, whole genome shotgun sequence contains these coding sequences:
- the LOC131066327 gene encoding LOW QUALITY PROTEIN: BURP domain-containing protein 6 (The sequence of the model RefSeq protein was modified relative to this genomic sequence to represent the inferred CDS: substituted 1 base at 1 genomic stop codon) has translation MRALTSFIILISVAASGAAHLHGERVSPSLTYWQEKLPTTPIPQLVRELISPDDDDDDDGKTALNVGDGGMKVDAGMRPRKVGTQGVAPVPLKRCDVAKLYVPTTQMPMDASSCTFLLEKDLVSGTKVSLTFLRERERHFLPRSVADQIPFSXDKLPLAFKELNIAPDSVMALAMKETLQACERPAEEGENKFCATSLESLVDLSTSKLGSNRLNVLATNVSKIMSKSVRQEYTIVGVKNVGAAEKDVYYCHSKQYAYAVYYCHKSACTLEAGRMIARVWVKGEEDGRTVEAVAVCHKDTSAWIPNNIPFKALNVKPGTPSICIFVPQGDHLWQTSD, from the exons ATGAGGGCTTTAACTAGTTTCATTATTCTCATT TCAGTAGCGGCGAGCGGAGCTGCACATTTGCATGGTGAAAGAGTATCTCCGAGCTTAACGTACTGGCAGGAGAAGCTGCCCACAACACCCATTCCACAACTTGTGCGGGAACTCATCTcacctgatgatgatgatgatgatgatgggaaaACAGCGTTAAATGTGGGCGACGGAGGAATGAAAGTGGACGCGGGGATGCGTCCAAGAAAAGTTGGGACACAAGGCGTTGCGCCGGTGCCTTTGAAACGTTGCGACGTAGCAAAACTTTATGTTCCAACTACGCAAATGCCGATGGATGCATCGTCGTGCACGTTTCTGCTGGAGAAAGATTTGGTGAGCGGAACCAAAGTATCTCTCACCTTCTTGCGAGAAAGGGAGAGACATTTTCTTCCACGCTCCGTGGCAGACCAAATCCCTTTCTCCTAAGACAAGCTTCCCCTGGCGTTCAAGGAGCTCAACATAGCGCCAGATTCCGTCATGGCTCTGGCTATGAAGGAGACTTTGCAAGCCTGCGAAAGACCTGCTGAGGAGGGCGAAAACAAGTTCTGCGCAACATCGTTGGAGTCCCTGGTTGACTTGAGCACGTCGAAGTTGGGGAGCAATCGCTTAAATGTGCTGGCCACGAATGTTTCAAAGATCATGTCAAAATCCGTGAGGCAGGAGTATACCATTGTGGGAGTAAAAAACGTGGGCGCAGCAGAGAAGGACGTGTATTACTGCCACAGTAAACAATATGCTTATGCTGTGTACTACTGCCATAAGTCGGCATGTACTTTGGAAGCAGGCAGGATGATCGCAAGAGTTTGGGTGAAGGGAGAAGAAGATGGTAGGACGGTGGAGGCGGTGGCTGTGTGTCACAAGGACACCAGCGCCTGGATTCCCAACAACATCCCATTCAAGGCGCTGAATGTGAAGCCTGGTACCCCCTCTATCTGCATTTTCGTTCCCCAAGGAGACCACCTGTGGCAGACATCCGACTGA
- the LOC131066331 gene encoding cytochrome P450 71AU50-like has protein sequence MSLLTSSIDEHIERRRVKKSEKPDIVDVMLDMAEIGSAEMQVSRLHIKAIITDMLIAGVETSTTTLEWAMTELLRNPQAMSRAQEEIELKVGRDRMVRESDLVSLDYLRCMVKETLRLHAPAPLLMAHESTQGCNVGGYYIPPKTRLFVNVWAIGRDERVWEDPLEFKPERFIGSSIDVNGHHFELLSFGTGRRGCPGIYMGLSSVYLVVAQLIHCFHWNVEGGLDREETFGLTLPKKFPISAFPSWKLTTDDPS, from the exons ATGAGTTTGCTGACAAGCTCAATCGATGAGCACATTGAGCGAAGAAGGGTAAAAAAGTCGGAAAAACCGGACATTGTGGACGTGATGCTGGACATGGCTGAGATCGGAAGTGCGGAGATGCAAGTCTCTCGGCTTCACATCAAAGCAATCATCACG GATATGTTAATTGCTGGAGTAGAGACATCTACCACAACTTTAGAATGGGCAATGACTGAGCTGTTGAGAAACCCTCAAGCAATGTCAAGGGCACAAGAGGAGATTGAATTAAAGGTTGGAAGAGATCGTATGGTAAGAGAGAGTGATCTGGTAAGCTTAGACTACTTGCGATGTATGGTGAAGGAAACTCTTCGACTACATGCACCAGCGCCCTTGCTCATGGCACACGAGTCCACCCAGGGTTGCAATGTTGGAGGATACTACATCCCACCAAAAACAAGGTTATTTGTGAATGTTTGGGCAATCGGAAGGGATGAAAGAGTTTGGGAAGATCCTTTAGAATTCAAGCCCGAGAGATTTATTGGCTCAAGCATAGATGTGAATGGCCACCACTTCGAATTGTTGTCTTTCGGAACAGGAAGGAGAGGATGCCCTGGGATTTACATGGGGCTTTCTTCTGTTTACTTGGTTGTGGCTCAGCTCATACATTGCTTTCATTGGAATGTGGAGGGCGGTTTGGATAGGGAGGAAACGTTTGGATTGACCCTACCAAAGAAGTTTCCTATCTCTGCTTTTCCCTCCTGGAAGCTCACCACTGACGACCCATCATAA